The Hemitrygon akajei chromosome 23, sHemAka1.3, whole genome shotgun sequence genome includes a window with the following:
- the foxi1 gene encoding forkhead box protein I1 has product MNAFGQQAPPNASPHQLSSAQDILDMALYCDNFSMYPQNLHHHHPQRPSPHPPSYGLADYTSPTTNPYLWLNGPAINSPPYLPGSNGAAYIPSGYGTGQRQFLSTPSGFGGTELGWLSLPSQQELFKMVRPPYSYSALIAMAIQNAADKKLTLSQIYQYVAENFPFYKKSKAGWQNSIRHNLSLNDCFKKVPRDEDDPGKGNYWTLDPNCEKMFDNGNFRRKRKRRSDTTGPSDHGAADKTDDTNGGVIRPSDTVSVLDSTSPGLESSPGTASDSKPSPPPSMQSNPCFSNFVTNMSSMISGNNGMNRPISSSGLMGDLSQGRQNLSGLNSYSPSHNSIHNTVDIHNRLNYYQSTVPNQQTGLSGPLCNFSVNNLIYSREGTQV; this is encoded by the exons ATGAACGCCTTCGGACAGCAAGCTCCGCCAAATGCTTcccctcatcaactttccagcgcacaggatatcttggacatggCCCTATACTGCGACAACTTCAGCATGTACCCGCAGAATCTACACCATCACCATCCTCAGcgaccctctccccacccaccgagCTATGGGCTGGCCGACTACACCTCCCCGACCACCAACCCCTACCTTTGGCTCAACGGACCGGCCATTAACTCTCCTCCTTATCTTCCAGGGAGCAATGGAGCTGCTTACATCCCGTCGGGTTACGGGACTGGCCAGCGCCAATTCCTGTCAACCCCCTCGGGCTTCGGAGGGACTGAGCTGGGATGGTTGTCCCTACCCAGCCAGCAAGAACTTTTCAAAATGGTTCGTCCCCCTTACTCCTACTCCGCGCTCATCGCTATGGCCATCCAGAACGCGGCCGACAAGAAACTGACGCTCAGTCAGATTTACCAGTACGTGGCCGAGAATTTCCCCTTCTACAAGAAAAGTAAAGCGGGCTGGCaaaactccatccgccacaacttGTCTCTCAACGACTGTTTCAAAAAGGTTCCCAGGGACGAGGATGATCCAG GTAAAGGTAACTACTGGACCTTGGATCCCAACTGTGAAAAAATGTTTGACAACGGGAATTTCAGGAGGAAGAGGAAACGCAGATCCGACACCACAGGTCCCAGTGATCACGGGGCTGCCGATAAGACGGACGACACCAATGGTGGGGTCATCAGACCTTCAGACACAGTCAGCGTCCTTGATTCTACTTCCCCCGGACTGGAGAGCTCCCCCGGAACCGCAAGCGATTCTAAACCTTCACCTCCTCCAAGCATGCAATCCAATCCCTGCTTTAGTAATTTTGTGACCAATATGAGTTCTATGATCAGTGGGAACAATGGGATGAACAGGCCGATTTCCTCAAGCGGATTGATGGGAGATCTATCGCAAGGTCGACAAAACCTGTCTGGACTCAATTCATATTCACCTTCACATAACTCAATACACAACACAGTGGACATCCACAATCGATTGAATTACTATCAATCTACTGTTCCAAATCAACAAACTGGACTTAGCGGCCCCCTCTGTAACTTCAGCGTCAATAATCTAATCTACAGCAGAGAGGGCACGCAGGTTTAA